The Tripterygium wilfordii isolate XIE 37 chromosome 5, ASM1340144v1, whole genome shotgun sequence genome window below encodes:
- the LOC119998232 gene encoding pentatricopeptide repeat-containing protein At2g38420, mitochondrial: MRHRLNLSPIGFNMVKSFFLRKHRKWPIVPSKLNCQAFNQQQALQTLKRAASESHQQQANPEKPHLLSALLDSFKIHNSTATPEAYHFVFKTLINTSQSHHIPSVLTHLEKFEKFETPEDIFTDVFKFYAETRRVRDAIDLFYRVPKLRCVPSVYTLNALLSVLCRDKEGLKMVPSILLKSQFMNIRVDESSFCILMKALCKIRKVGYAIQILNCMTNYGYVVDAKMLSLILSSMCQQRDLTSLELMEFFEGLRKLGFCPGMADYTNVISFLVKEVEGMDALDVLNRMKSDGIKPDIVCYTMVLDGVIAEGDYVKADNLFDELLVLGLVPDAYTYNVYIKGLCMQNKIEAGIKMISCMEKLGCKANLITYNMLLKELYKDRKLSRANELVREMRSKGIGVNLQTYRIMIDGLIAEGDVNEPCKLLEEALVESFDFQGSTLDVIVCELCQRGLACKALELVKIMVPKNVSPGVRGWETLLLSFGSELTYGEATWIALVNPS; the protein is encoded by the coding sequence AACTGCCAAGCTTTCAATCAACAACAAGCATTGCAAACCCTTAAACGAGCTGCATCGGAATCACACCAACAACAAGCAAACCCCGAGAAACCCCATCTCCTATCTGCTCTCCTGGATTCGTTCAAAATCCACAATTCCACCGCAACTCCTGAAGCCTACCATTTTgtcttcaaaaccctaatcaatACCTCCCAGTCCCACCATATTCCCTCCGTCCTTACCCACCTAGAAAAATTCGAGAAATTTGAAACTCCGGAAGACATTTTCACTGATGTTTTTAAATTCTATGCCGAAACACGCAGGGTTCGTGATGCAATTGATCTTTTTTACAGAGTACCAAAGCTCAGGTGTGTCCCTTCTGTCTATACACTCAATGCTTTGCTATCTGTTCTGTGTAGGGATAAAGAAGGGCTGAAAATGGTCCCTTCAATCTTGTTAAAGAGTCAATTTATGAATATTCGGGTGGATGAATCGAGTTTTTGTATATTGATGAAGGCTCTTTGTAAGATTAGGAAGGTTGGTTATGCTATTCAGATACTCAATTGCATGACAAATTATGGGTATGTTGTTGATGCGAAAATGCTTTCTTTGATTTTGTCATCCATGTGTCAGCAGAGGGATTTGACCAGCCTTGAGCTTATGGAGTTTTTTGAGGGATTGAGGAAACTAGGTTTCTGTCCTGGTATGGCGGATTATACTAATGTAATCAGTTTTTTGGTCAAAGAAGTTGAGGGAATGGATGCTCTGGATGTTTTGAATCGGATGAAGTCAGATGGAATTAAGCCAGATATTGTTTGTTATACAATGGTATTGGATGGGGTTATTGCAGAAGGGGATTACGTGAAGGCAGATAACCTGTTTGATGAATTGCTTGTGTTAGGTTTGGTTCCCGATGCTTATACATACAATGTGTATATTAAGGGTTTGTGTATGCAGAATAAGATTGAAGCTGGAATCAAGATGATATCATGTATGGAGAAGTTAGGATGCAAAGCAAATCTGATTACTTATAATATGTTATTGAAGGAGTTGTATAAGGATAGGAAGCTGAGTAGAGCAAATGAGCTTGTGAGGGAGATGCGATCAAAGGGTATCGGGGTTAATTTGCAGACGTATAGGATCATGATTGATGGCTTGATTGCTGAAGGTGATGTTAATGAACCTTGTAAGTTGTTGGAAGAAGCATTAGTGGAGAGCTTCGATTTCCAAGGTTCCACACTTGATGTGATAGTTTGCGAGTTGTGTCAGAGGGGATTGGCTTGTAAAGCACTGGAGTTAGTCAAGATAATGGTACCCAAGAACGTTTCTCCAGGCGTTAGAGGTtgggagacccttctcctaagCTTTGGCTCTGAACTTACTTACGGGGAGGCTACATGGATTGCTTTGGTGAATCCAAGCTAG
- the LOC119998925 gene encoding uncharacterized protein LOC119998925, translated as MASLAHIANLSLANDVFASAVTPQKRLFCGGSVELRKLYGEIRRSRRGSCVSTKPDWKLGAGLPRASATEVVDDRGFEQEEKGVGNRRPLKVGLICGGPSAERGISLNSARSVLDHIEGEDLDVLCYYIDADLNAHAISPAQVYSNTPADFDFKLESLAQGFSSLSEFAEHLAAAVDIVFPVIHGRFGEDGGIQDLLEKYNVPFVGTGSHECRQAFDKYDASLELKKLGFETVPNFLVQGAEADISELAEWFAKNCLDPNSGKVVVKPTRAGSSIGVTVAYGVADSLEKANKIIAEGIDDRVVIEIFLEGGSEFTAIVLDVGYGFNSHPVVLLPTEVELQFHGTVDVREKDAIFNYRRKYLPTQQVAYHTPPRYPVDVISNIREGASLLFQQLGLRDFARIDGWFLPSTTHVPHSSDNKFGRTGSGTIIFTDINLISGMEQTSFLFQQASKVGFSHSNILRSIINHAFLRFPDLASHSRVSDHLPRRSKSLQFSGKVNRCEDVRKVFVIFGGDTSERQVSLMSGTNIWLNLQAFDDLEVTPCLLAPSNENLSGVEGSDVSSRVVWTLPYSLVLRHTTEEVLAACKEAIEPNRAALTSLLRNQVMDDLMEGLKKHGWFTGFDIADELPVRFSVEEWIKLAKEVQATVFIAVHGGIGEDGTLQSLLAAAGVPYTGPGVEASKTCMDKVSTSTALNHLANMGVLTINKDVQRKEDLLNMPTFKIWHELTSKLQCETLCVKPARDGCSTGVARLCCQEDLAVYVKALKECLLRIPPNSLSKAHGMIEMPNPPPELLIFEPFIETDEIVVSSKSKNESAHHLMWKGHSRWVEVTVGVVGKLGSMRSLSPSVTVKETGDILSLEEKFQGGTGINLTPPPVSIVRSEALEKSKKCIELIANTLQLEGFSRIDAFMDVDSGEVLVIEVNTVPGMTPSTVLIHQALAEKPPIYPRQFFRTLLDLGSERFM; from the exons ATGGCTTCTCTCGCTCACATCGCCAACCTTTCTTTGGCGAACGATGTTTTTGCCTCGGCGGTGACTCCACAGAAACGATTGTTCTGTGGTGGTTCAGTTGAATTGCGGAAATTATATGGGGAGATCAGGAGGAGTAGGAGGGGTTCCTGCGTTTCTACTAAGCCCGATTGGAAATTGGGAGCTGGACTGCCACGCGCTTCCGCCACGGAGGTGGTGGATGATCGAGGTTTCGAGCAAGAAGAGAAGGGGGTTGGGAACAGGAGGCCTCTCAAAGTCGGTCTCATCTGCGGTGGCCCCTCGGCGGAGCGTGGAATCTCTCTCAACTCTGCTAGATCAGTTCTTGATCACATTGAG GGAGAGGATTTGGACGTTCTTTGCTATTACATTGACGCTGATCTCAACGCTCATGCTATATCCCCCGCTCAG GTATACTCAAACACCCCTGCAGATTTTGATTTTAAGCTTGAAAG CCTGGCCCAAGGTTTTTCGTCTTTGTCTGAATTTGCAGAGCACCTAGCTGCCGCTGTGGACATAGTCTTCCCCGTCATACATGGTCGATTTGGGGAAGATGGCGGGATCCAG GATCTTCTGGAAAAGTATAATGTCCCATTTGTTGGCACAGGATCGCACGAGTGTCGCCAAgcatttgataag TACGATGCTTCCTTGGAGCTCAAGAAACTTGGATTCGAGACAGTTCCTAATTTCCTAGTTCAG GGCGCTGAAGCAGATATATCTGAGTTAGCAGAGTGGTTTGCCAAAAACTGTTTGGACCCTAACTCAGGGAAAGTTGTG GTAAAGCCGACAAGAGCAGGATCAAGTATTGGTGTTACAGTTGCATATGGCGTAGCTGATTCCCTGGAGAAAGCAAATAAAATTATTGCAGAG GGAATTGACGACAGAGTCGTTATTGAAATTTTTCTTGAAGGAGGGAGTGAATTTACAGCCATTGTCCTTGATGTGGGGTATGGTTTCAATTCCCACCCCGTTGTTCTGCTGCCAACCGAG GTTGAGCTTCAGTTTCATGGCACTGTTGATGTGCGAGAAAAGGATGCAATTTTCAATTACCGAAGGAAGTATCTTCCAACGCAGCAG GTTGCTTATCACACTCCACCCCGTTATCCTGTTGATGTGATTAGTAATATTCGTGAAGGAGCATCTCTTTTATTTCAGCAGCTTGGCCTGCGAGATTTTGCTAGGATTGACGGATGGTTTTTGCCTTCAACCACACATGTACCCCATTCTTCTGACAACAAATTTGGAAGGACTGGATCGGGTACAATAATATTTACGGATATTAACCTG ATTAGTGGTATGGAGCAGACCAGCTTTTTGTTTCAGCAAGCTTCAAAG GTTGGTTTCTCTCATTCAAATATCTTGCGAAGCATTATTAATCATGCTTTCCTGAGGTTTCCCGATCTCGCCTCACACAGCCGTGTATCAGATCACTTACCTAGAAGATCAAAATCCTTGCAATTTAGTGGAAAAGTCAACAGATGTGAAGATGTTCGTAAGGTTTTTGTAATATTTGGAGGAGACACTTCAGAGCGACAAGTATCCCTCATGAGTGGAACAAACATTTGGCTCAACTTACAAGCATTTGATGAT cTTGAAGTAACTCCTTGCTTGCTTGCACCGTCGAATGAGAATTTATCTGGTGTAGAGGGTTCTGATGTGAGCTCCAGAGTAGTTTGGACATTGCC TTACTCTCTTGTGCTGAGACACACTACGGAAGAAGTTCTTGCTGCTTGCAAAGAAGCAATTGAACCGAATAGAGCTGCATTGACATCTCTTCTGCGGAACCAAGTGATGGATGATTTAATGGAAGGTTTGAAGAAGCATGGTTGGTTTACAGGGTTTGATATAGCTGATGAATTACCTGTAAGATTTTCTGTGGAAGAGTGGATTAAGCTTGCCAAGGAAGTTCAGGCAACGGTTTTCATTGCAG TACATGGAGGCATTGGTGAAGATGGCACACTTCAGTCTTTGTTGGCGGCTGCTGGAGTTCCTTACACTG GTCCTGGTGTCGAGGCTTCTAAAACTTGTATGGACAAAGTATCAACATCTACAGCTCTTAATCAC CTTGCAAACATGGGAGTTCTCACCATAAATAAGGATGTGCAGAGAAAAGAGGATTTACTGAATATGCCAACGTTCAAGATTTGGCATGAATTGACATCAAAGCTCCAATGTGAAACATTATGTGTCAAACCAGCAAGAGACGGATGCTCAACTGGGGTTGCAAGATTATG CTGTCAAGAGGACCTTGCGGTCTATGTAAAAGCATTGAAGGAGTGCCTTCTGCGGATTCCTCCAAATAGTCTGTCAAAG GCACATGGAATGATTGAAATGCCAAACCCTCCTCCAGAGCTCCTGATCTTTGAACCTTTTATTGAGACTGATGAGATTGTTGTTTCATCCAAATCCAAAAATGAAAGTGCACATCATCTTATGTGGAAAGGACATAGTCGCTGGGTGGAAGTGACTGTTGGCGTTGTAGGAAAGCTGGGATCAATGCGTTCTTTGAGTCCTAGTGTTACCGTCAAGGAAACTGGTGATATTCTATCACTTGAAGAgaagtttcaag GTGGTACTGGAATCAATCTTACTCCTCCTCCTGTGTCAATTGTTAG GAGCGAGGCACtggagaaaagtaaaaaatgcaTTGAACTGATTGCAAACACTCTGCAATTGGAAGGATTTTCACGCATCGATGCATTTATGGATGTTGACAGTGGAGAG GTATTGGTTATTGAGGTCAATACTGTTCCTGGGATGACTCCTTCCACTGTTTTAATTCATCAG GCATTGGCAGAAAAGCCTCCCATATATCCCCGTCAGTTTTTCCGCACATTGCTCGACTTGGGATCAGAGAGGTTTATGTGA
- the LOC119998481 gene encoding wound-induced protein 1-like, whose product MATNGLNSPVPKSYLKQKQMLDMQNKAVVDALYKGLVNGHTQTAAKFLASDLEWWFHGPRQCQHMMWVLTGKSVHTDFRFKPRRIEVVGDYVIAEGWEEKNAYWVHVWTLKDGIIVQLKEYFNTWLTVRKIRPKKSENGDESNTLWQSQPKNVTCSSLPGLLLAI is encoded by the coding sequence ATGGCGACCAATGGGTTGAACTCTCCAGTGCCAAAGTCCTATTTGAAGCAGAAGCAGATGCTGGATATGCAAAACAAGGCAGTTGTTGATGCACTGTACAAGGGGTTGGTAAATGGTCACACACAGACTGCAGCCAAATTTCTGGCTAGTGATTTGGAGTGGTGGTTCCATGGACCTCGACAGTGCCAACACATGATGTGGGTACTAACTGGGAAGTCTGTCCACACTGACTTCAGGTTCAAGCCAAGAAGGATTGAGGTTGTTGGTGATTATGTCATTGCTGAGGGATGGGAAGAGAAAAATGCATATTGGGTTCATGTATGGACCTTGAAAGATGGTATCATCGTGCAGTTAAAAGAGTACTTCAATACATGGCTGACGGTGAGAAAAATAAGgccaaaaaaaagtgaaaacggGGATGAAAGTAACACCTTGTGGCAGAGCCAACCCAAGAACGTGACATGCAGCTCCTTACCAGGGCTTTTACTGGCAATCTAG
- the LOC119998608 gene encoding short-chain dehydrogenase reductase 2a-like, translating into MPAQVDIPEKTVQGIDHHVLERENCPPSPTSLDGKIAVVTGGARGIGEATVRLLVKNGAKVVIADVNDSLGLELATSLASSATFVHCDVSLEEDIENLINSTIARYGQIDILVNNAGVFGNQSKRKSIMDFDAGEFDKIMSINVRGMALGIKHASRVMTNRGYGSIINMASVAGVMGGFGPHAYTASKHAIVGLTKNTACELGRYGIRVNCISPFGVATPMLVNGLRGADEEEEDCVMNFGVPSEEEVEKNEEFVRGIANLKGTTLRANDIAEAALYLASDGAQYVSGHNLVVDGGVTTGSKLLGYN; encoded by the exons ATGCCTGCTCAAGTCGATATCCCAGAGAAGACCGTTCAAGGCATTGACCATCAtgtcctagagagagaaaactgTCCTCCCTCCCCTACAAG CTTGGATGGGAAAATTGCTGTGGTGACTGGAGGAGCAAGAGGGATTGGAGAGGCAACTGTGAGACTATTAGTGAAAAATGGTGCTAAGGTTGTTATTGCAGATGTTAACGACTCTCTTGGCTTGGAACTGGCTACCTCATTAGCCTCATCTGCCACATTTGTTCATTGTGATGTTAGCTTGGAAGAAGACATTGAGAACCTAATCAACTCCACAATTGCCCGTTACGGCCAAATCGACATCCTTGTCAACAATGCTGGAGTGTTTGGAAATCAATCCAAACGCAAGAGTATTATGGACTTCGACGCCGGTGAATTCGACAAGATCATGAGCATAAATGTAAGAGGAATGGCTCTAGGAATCAAACATGCTTCAAGGGTCATGACTAATAGAGGTTATGGAAGCATAATTAACATGGCTAGTGTAGCAGGAGTCATGGGAGGGTTCGGTCCGCACGCTTACACTGCTTCAAAGCATGCCATTGTTGGATTAACAAAGAACACAGCTTGTGAGCTTGGAAGGTATGGAATTAGGGTTAATTGTATTTCTCCATTTGGGGTTGCAACACCAATGCTTGTTAATGGATTGAGGGGTgctgatgaggaggaggaggattgcGTGATGAATTTTGGGGTTCCAAGTGAAGAAGAGGTGGAGAAGAATGAAGAATTTGTGAGAGGAATTGCTAATCTTAAAGGCACAACGTTAAGAGCTAATGACATTGCTGAGGCTGCACTCTATCTTGCTAGTGATGGAGCCCAGTATGTTAGTGGTCACAACCTAGTTGTGGATGGTGGAGTCACCACCGGATCAAAACTTCTTGGCtataattaa
- the LOC119998090 gene encoding wound-induced protein 1-like — protein sequence MATESDLKPKPEMQDKAIVDKLYKALSNVDTQTVTKLVATDLDYWFHGPPNCQHMMRLLTGDSGRTKFRFEPRSIEVVGEYVITEGWEGKNVYWVHVWSLKDGVITQFRDYFNTWLTVMTCINPHSWETGHESHNLWQSQPRDLARRSLPGLLLAI from the coding sequence ATGGCTACAGAATCAGATTTGAAGCCAAAGCCGGAGATGCAAGACAAGGCTATTGTTGATAAACTGTATAAGGCATTGTCAAATGTTGACACACAAACCGTGACAAAATTGGTGGCAACTGACCTGGACTACTGGTTCCATGGACCTCCAAACTGCCAACACATGATGCGACTGCTCACCGGGGACTCGGGCCGGACCAAGTTCAGGTTCGAGCCCAGAAGCATTGAAGTTGTTGGTGAGTATGTGATTACTGAGGGATGGGAAGGGAAAAATGTGTATTGGGTTCATGTTTGGAGCTTGAAAGATGGAGTGATTACACAGTTTAGAGACTACTTCAATACATGGTTGACAGTCATGACTTGTATTAACCCACATAGTTGGGAGACTGGGCATGAAAGCCATAACCTTTGGCAGAGCCAACCCAGGGACCTTGCGCGCCGGTCCTTGCCTGGGCTTCTGCTGGCTATCTAG